A section of the Natronolimnobius sp. AArcel1 genome encodes:
- a CDS encoding universal stress protein: MNCLVAIDGSDASKNALIHAIDVADAMNGSVTAVYSVDPSVFEEGGSEPISGLGDADNRLIIERLDDAEARRLDILEDAERVASEREVSVETELLYGNPVVAVADYAEAFDALFVGHRGRSERADLLLGSVAKSIVERAPIPVTVVR; the protein is encoded by the coding sequence ATGAACTGCCTCGTCGCTATTGATGGCTCTGACGCTTCGAAGAACGCACTCATTCACGCGATTGACGTCGCAGACGCAATGAACGGCTCGGTTACAGCCGTTTACTCCGTCGATCCATCCGTCTTCGAGGAGGGCGGCAGCGAACCGATCAGCGGTCTCGGTGATGCCGACAACCGACTTATTATTGAACGCCTCGACGACGCCGAAGCACGCAGGTTGGACATCCTCGAGGATGCGGAACGAGTCGCCAGCGAACGCGAGGTGAGCGTTGAGACGGAACTGCTGTACGGGAACCCAGTTGTAGCGGTCGCGGACTACGCCGAGGCGTTCGACGCGCTCTTCGTCGGCCATCGAGGACGGTCCGAGCGCGCAGATCTGCTGCTTGGCAGCGTCGCGAAGTCGATTGTCGAGCGGGCACCGATTCCTGTGACGGTCGTTAGATGA
- a CDS encoding universal stress protein — protein sequence MTQPLLKRILVPVANEDDAYTTCHGIKNHLDGCTELHAIHIIKKGGGAPDKAPIDLRREQAEALFEILETELADTACELSTELRYGTNVLTEIIAAAEENDATAIAFTPRSSGRITKVLTGNKTQKLVSKNHVPVIVLPTDSEQG from the coding sequence ATGACACAACCACTACTCAAGCGCATACTTGTTCCAGTCGCCAACGAAGACGATGCATATACAACCTGTCATGGAATCAAAAACCACCTTGACGGCTGTACGGAATTGCACGCCATCCATATCATCAAGAAAGGCGGTGGTGCCCCCGATAAAGCACCGATCGATCTCCGTCGCGAGCAGGCCGAGGCTCTTTTTGAAATCCTTGAGACCGAACTGGCAGACACAGCGTGCGAGCTTTCGACAGAACTTCGATATGGAACAAATGTTCTAACCGAAATCATCGCAGCTGCCGAGGAGAATGATGCGACAGCGATCGCTTTCACACCGCGATCCAGTGGCCGAATTACGAAAGTACTCACTGGAAACAAAACTCAGAAACTCGTTTCCAAAAATCACGTTCCTGTAATCGTCCTCCCAACAGATAGCGAACAGGGATGA
- a CDS encoding PKD domain-containing protein — protein sequence MREQTASRLSRRTLLRIGGASSLAVFAGCADEEPDDNNDVDNDEDEDEDEDWGAVDEFVFEGEVQAWTGVEPAFIEGDENPTITLIEGQEYDFTWINADGVVHNLEIRDEDDEIIDDYQSDDVEEEGEETTLEGVVASEEMDVYICTYHEATQVGDIEVETE from the coding sequence ATGAGGGAGCAGACTGCGAGTCGATTGTCCCGGCGAACGCTGTTACGGATCGGCGGCGCGTCCAGTCTGGCAGTGTTCGCGGGCTGTGCGGACGAGGAGCCCGACGACAACAACGATGTCGATAACGACGAGGACGAAGACGAGGACGAAGACTGGGGCGCCGTCGATGAATTCGTCTTCGAGGGGGAAGTCCAGGCGTGGACCGGCGTCGAACCGGCGTTCATCGAGGGCGACGAGAACCCAACGATTACGCTTATCGAAGGCCAGGAGTACGACTTCACCTGGATCAATGCCGACGGCGTGGTCCACAACCTCGAGATCAGGGACGAGGACGACGAGATTATCGACGACTACCAGAGCGATGATGTCGAAGAAGAGGGTGAGGAGACGACGCTCGAGGGCGTCGTCGCCTCCGAGGAAATGGACGTCTACATCTGTACGTACCACGAGGCAACGCAGGTTGGTGATATCGAGGTCGAAACCGAGTAA
- a CDS encoding phosphoribosyltransferase, which translates to MASTRQFTDRTDAGERLGEALLERGLDADLVLAIPRGGLPLGRAVADALEAPLDIVVAKKIGAPGNPEYAVGAVASDGSVWRNEQAIGGTRTDEEYFQERREIEAENARQKADRYRGGRSAPELTGNTVVVVDDGIATGSTVRACLSKLQGSDAARVVLAVPVGPPDTIADLEAQVDEVVCLETPVGFRGVGQFYADFGQVTDEEAMAYLES; encoded by the coding sequence ATGGCTAGCACACGACAGTTCACCGATAGAACCGACGCCGGCGAACGCCTCGGCGAGGCCCTGCTCGAGCGCGGGCTCGACGCCGACCTCGTCCTCGCGATTCCGCGTGGCGGTCTCCCGCTCGGCCGTGCAGTCGCGGACGCGCTCGAGGCACCGCTTGATATCGTCGTCGCGAAGAAGATTGGCGCGCCGGGGAATCCAGAATACGCTGTCGGTGCCGTGGCGAGCGACGGCAGCGTCTGGCGAAACGAACAGGCAATCGGTGGGACGCGGACCGACGAGGAGTACTTTCAGGAACGACGTGAGATCGAAGCCGAGAACGCCCGGCAAAAGGCCGATCGCTACCGCGGCGGTCGATCCGCTCCCGAACTGACCGGTAACACAGTGGTCGTCGTCGATGATGGCATCGCAACGGGATCGACCGTTAGGGCCTGCCTCTCGAAACTCCAGGGATCCGACGCCGCCCGGGTCGTCCTCGCCGTCCCGGTCGGCCCGCCGGACACGATCGCCGACCTTGAGGCGCAGGTCGACGAAGTCGTCTGTCTCGAGACTCCCGTCGGATTCAGGGGTGTTGGACAGTTCTACGCTGACTTCGGGCAGGTGACCGACGAGGAGGCAATGGCGTATCTCGAATCGTAA
- a CDS encoding CBS domain-containing protein, translating into MNIEDIISEDYVEFAPDTTVSKLVGTFADTAVNGVIVRGDEFEGVVTRRQLATSHRQPNEKLGSLVWHVPRLTPDEDIRKVAQLMIDSDSQLLPVFEDSDFRGVVTVDGILEAVTPYLDAATVSEAASRDLITLSPESRLGEALHTFREHRITHLPVVEDGTAVGILSLYDITDLTVRAEVQSQGGDAGGVDPFGGEISSSTARARRGGFGAREGELERMLDLPIQDVMASPVRTISPSETLETAVEEMFEIDGSSLVVTSDGSPYGIVTKTDVLDSLTWEAGGNRSVQLYGASLIDDLSYDDIVAMVEKFDDRDHGMNILDAKVHLQEHDETRRGRSLLLARVRLYTDSGLFIASGEGYGAKHAINEARDVLERQIRDAKTHGRTKKPPGEEFWEKRFGWLLEE; encoded by the coding sequence ATGAACATTGAAGACATCATTTCCGAAGACTATGTCGAGTTCGCCCCGGATACCACTGTCTCGAAGCTCGTCGGCACGTTCGCAGACACCGCTGTCAACGGCGTCATTGTTCGCGGTGACGAATTCGAGGGCGTCGTCACCCGCAGACAACTGGCCACGTCGCACCGCCAGCCAAACGAAAAGCTCGGCTCGCTGGTCTGGCACGTCCCTCGGCTGACGCCCGACGAAGACATCCGCAAAGTCGCACAACTGATGATCGACAGCGACTCACAGTTGCTGCCCGTCTTCGAGGACAGCGACTTTCGCGGTGTCGTCACCGTCGACGGCATCCTCGAGGCGGTGACACCGTACCTCGATGCAGCGACCGTTTCGGAGGCAGCCTCGAGGGACCTGATCACGCTCTCGCCGGAGTCGCGACTCGGCGAGGCGCTGCACACGTTCCGAGAGCACCGTATCACGCACCTGCCGGTCGTCGAAGACGGGACCGCAGTCGGCATCCTGAGTCTCTACGACATTACCGATCTCACAGTGCGGGCCGAAGTCCAGAGCCAGGGCGGCGATGCCGGTGGCGTCGACCCCTTCGGTGGCGAAATATCCTCGAGCACGGCGCGTGCACGTCGCGGTGGATTCGGTGCGCGGGAAGGCGAACTCGAGCGGATGCTCGATCTGCCGATTCAGGACGTCATGGCGTCGCCGGTTCGGACCATTTCGCCGTCCGAAACGCTCGAGACGGCTGTCGAGGAGATGTTCGAGATCGACGGCTCCTCGCTGGTCGTGACCAGTGACGGCTCACCCTACGGAATCGTGACGAAGACCGACGTGCTGGACTCGCTCACCTGGGAAGCCGGTGGCAACCGCAGCGTCCAACTCTACGGAGCCAGCCTGATCGACGATCTCTCGTACGACGATATTGTCGCGATGGTCGAGAAGTTCGACGACCGAGATCACGGGATGAACATCCTCGATGCAAAGGTCCACCTCCAAGAACACGACGAAACACGGCGCGGCCGGTCGCTCCTGCTCGCCCGTGTTCGGCTTTACACCGACAGTGGACTGTTCATCGCATCCGGAGAGGGCTACGGAGCCAAGCACGCAATCAACGAGGCTCGAGACGTCCTCGAGCGCCAGATCCGCGACGCAAAGACCCACGGCCGGACGAAGAAGCCGCCGGGCGAGGAGTTTTGGGAGAAACGCTTCGGCTGGCTGCTCGAGGAGTAA
- a CDS encoding CBS domain-containing protein, protein MPVDNLARSDVVTATTETGVQELASTMDDESVGSIVICDDDEPVGIVTDRDLTLQVIGDGEHPDDVTAENVMSTDLCTVAHDDGFYQATELMSEHGVRRLPVVDDDGQLSGIITVDDLNELLADEHQQLADVVQAQRPPY, encoded by the coding sequence ATGCCAGTTGACAATCTCGCCCGCAGTGACGTCGTAACGGCGACCACCGAGACCGGAGTCCAAGAACTCGCGTCGACGATGGACGACGAGAGCGTCGGGAGTATCGTCATCTGTGACGACGACGAACCGGTCGGGATCGTCACCGATCGCGACCTCACGCTGCAGGTGATCGGCGACGGCGAGCACCCAGACGACGTCACCGCCGAGAACGTGATGTCGACAGACCTGTGTACGGTTGCCCACGACGACGGTTTCTATCAGGCGACAGAGCTGATGAGCGAGCACGGCGTCCGTCGATTGCCGGTCGTCGACGACGATGGCCAACTGAGCGGCATCATCACGGTCGACGACCTCAACGAGTTGCTCGCCGACGAACACCAGCAACTCGCGGATGTCGTGCAGGCACAGCGGCCGCCGTACTGA
- a CDS encoding 2-oxo acid dehydrogenase subunit E2: MSHLQRSTFTVTNLSPLGLDSFSPVSNPPEVAILGVNRVRERVVPDGNDGDVAVRRRMTVDLTFDHRPLDGADAARFLETLADRVHNAETLVDACSR, translated from the coding sequence ATGAGCCATCTGCAAAGAAGCACGTTCACGGTAACGAACCTCAGTCCGCTGGGCCTCGATTCTTTCAGTCCTGTCAGCAACCCCCCAGAGGTCGCCATTCTCGGAGTCAATCGCGTCCGCGAACGAGTCGTCCCCGACGGGAACGATGGAGACGTTGCCGTTCGCCGTCGCATGACCGTCGATCTCACGTTCGACCATCGGCCGCTCGACGGTGCCGACGCCGCGCGATTTCTCGAGACGCTTGCTGATCGCGTTCATAATGCAGAGACACTCGTCGACGCCTGTTCCAGATGA
- a CDS encoding universal stress protein has product MYNTILVPTDGSPGVEPAIDNALELAQRYDASVHAISVIDSAELMELDYLGDRTAFEQTIEPLEDAAKDAVQTVEARARAEDADLEVVTVVRQGTPFETILEYADHVDADLIVMGTHGRRGLSRYLLGSTTERIVRASPVPVLTVRFSVDGE; this is encoded by the coding sequence ATGTACAACACCATTCTCGTTCCGACCGATGGCAGTCCCGGTGTTGAACCGGCAATCGACAACGCACTCGAGCTCGCACAGCGGTACGACGCGTCCGTCCATGCAATCAGCGTGATCGACAGTGCTGAACTCATGGAACTGGACTATCTCGGCGATCGGACTGCCTTCGAGCAGACGATCGAACCCCTCGAGGACGCGGCCAAAGACGCGGTCCAAACGGTCGAGGCGCGAGCGCGGGCGGAAGACGCCGATCTCGAGGTCGTCACCGTGGTCCGCCAGGGAACGCCCTTCGAGACGATCCTCGAGTACGCCGACCACGTCGATGCCGATCTGATCGTGATGGGGACTCACGGTCGCCGCGGGCTGTCACGATACCTCCTTGGGAGCACGACCGAGCGAATCGTGCGGGCTTCACCCGTCCCCGTGCTCACCGTCCGGTTCTCCGTGGATGGTGAGTGA
- a CDS encoding DUF2267 domain-containing protein, which yields MNFDEFTGEIQHRLEFPDTGRTVRAIRATLMTLGERIPEGAAEDLAASLPMEIKWYMTGAVQDHGQRFDWQEFISRVSDREGDRTDRSEAAYHSRIVVDFVESQVPPSDFQQLRDQLPESADDENWGTLFEVVDSGGWGDAQEAQTGGGPQPEIDE from the coding sequence ATGAATTTCGATGAGTTCACCGGCGAGATACAGCACCGACTCGAGTTCCCTGATACTGGCCGAACTGTGCGGGCAATCCGAGCGACGCTCATGACGCTTGGCGAGCGGATTCCAGAGGGTGCGGCCGAGGACCTCGCGGCATCGTTGCCGATGGAGATCAAGTGGTACATGACGGGTGCGGTACAGGACCACGGCCAGCGGTTCGACTGGCAGGAGTTCATCTCGCGGGTCAGCGACCGCGAAGGCGACCGAACCGACCGCTCGGAGGCCGCCTACCACTCCCGGATCGTCGTCGATTTCGTGGAATCACAGGTGCCGCCGTCGGACTTCCAGCAGCTTCGCGATCAGCTGCCCGAAAGCGCGGACGACGAGAATTGGGGCACGCTGTTCGAGGTGGTTGACAGCGGCGGCTGGGGCGATGCCCAGGAGGCCCAGACCGGCGGCGGTCCACAGCCGGAGATCGATGAATGA
- a CDS encoding universal stress protein gives MHILVPIDDSEPAKKALKRAVTTYPDATFTALHVVEPSVATYKSATSNHYDLQLPVTAEDTNVDPIFVDVSTLADDHDTTIETEILVGSPARAIVQFAETSDAEQIVMGSHGRTGVSRVLLGSVAERVVRRAPISVTVVR, from the coding sequence ATGCACATCCTCGTTCCAATTGACGACAGTGAACCTGCTAAGAAGGCATTGAAACGCGCGGTAACAACGTATCCTGATGCAACTTTCACCGCGCTCCACGTCGTAGAGCCGTCGGTTGCAACTTACAAGAGTGCCACGTCGAATCACTACGACTTGCAGTTGCCCGTCACTGCCGAGGATACAAACGTCGATCCCATATTTGTTGACGTCTCGACGCTCGCAGACGACCACGATACCACCATCGAAACCGAAATTCTCGTCGGGTCGCCCGCTCGAGCCATCGTACAGTTTGCTGAGACGAGCGACGCGGAGCAGATCGTCATGGGGTCTCACGGCCGTACTGGCGTGTCTCGTGTGCTGCTTGGCAGCGTGGCAGAGCGGGTCGTGCGTCGTGCGCCGATTTCAGTAACGGTTGTGAGATGA
- a CDS encoding universal stress protein yields MTLIVPFDGSELAEAALVRATEFGNVFDEIVVAVSVIPKGNTDYARERGWLGTDDAFDMETVVSTLHEQVTSLCPSANFRHTVVDRRAPPGSIAKRLRKVARNEDASMVFIGSENAGRLVTAVSSVGGSVATDTAYDVVIVRHRRPTKISTLRTASAYDSPKSDFYYPG; encoded by the coding sequence ATGACACTGATCGTTCCATTCGACGGGTCGGAGTTAGCCGAGGCGGCACTCGTCCGAGCCACCGAGTTCGGGAACGTCTTCGACGAAATCGTCGTGGCCGTGAGCGTGATTCCGAAGGGAAATACGGACTACGCCAGAGAACGCGGCTGGCTCGGGACGGATGACGCGTTCGATATGGAGACCGTCGTCTCGACGTTGCACGAACAGGTGACGAGTCTCTGCCCGAGCGCGAATTTTCGTCACACCGTCGTCGATCGCCGTGCTCCGCCTGGCTCGATCGCGAAACGGTTGCGGAAGGTCGCGCGGAACGAGGACGCCTCGATGGTCTTCATCGGGAGCGAGAACGCGGGTCGGCTCGTCACGGCAGTGAGTAGCGTGGGCGGCTCCGTTGCCACGGATACTGCCTACGACGTCGTTATCGTTCGCCATCGTCGGCCGACGAAGATCTCGACACTCAGGACTGCCTCGGCGTACGACTCCCCAAAATCGGACTTCTACTATCCCGGATGA
- a CDS encoding dienelactone hydrolase family protein, with the protein MAHETETDSVVSIPVGDGDIELEGALEVPADAPGIVVFAHGSGSSRKSPRNNYVASVIRDRGLGTLLFDLLTEAEDQRRENRFDIPLLTDRLVAVTEWLWTRETTPTASVGYFGSSTGAAAALRAAARLENDVDAVVSRGGRVDMAEETLDEVRASTLFIVGGEDTQVLEYNREARTQLDCENDLHVVEGAGHLFEGDGELEEVADVAADWFADTVA; encoded by the coding sequence ATGGCCCACGAGACCGAAACTGACAGCGTCGTCTCTATCCCGGTCGGCGACGGCGACATCGAACTCGAGGGAGCGCTTGAGGTGCCGGCGGATGCACCAGGGATCGTCGTCTTCGCCCACGGCAGCGGCTCGAGTCGGAAGAGTCCGCGAAACAACTACGTCGCGAGCGTGATCCGCGACCGCGGACTCGGGACGCTGCTGTTCGATCTCCTGACTGAGGCTGAAGACCAGCGACGCGAGAATCGGTTCGACATCCCACTGCTTACGGATCGGCTCGTCGCGGTGACCGAGTGGCTGTGGACTCGCGAGACGACACCGACTGCCAGCGTTGGCTACTTCGGCTCGAGTACGGGTGCTGCGGCCGCACTCCGGGCGGCCGCCCGCCTCGAGAACGATGTCGATGCCGTCGTTTCTCGCGGTGGGCGCGTCGACATGGCCGAGGAGACTCTCGACGAGGTCCGCGCATCGACGCTGTTCATCGTCGGCGGCGAAGACACGCAGGTACTCGAGTACAACCGCGAGGCGCGCACACAACTCGACTGCGAGAACGACCTTCACGTTGTCGAGGGTGCAGGCCACCTCTTCGAGGGCGACGGTGAACTCGAGGAAGTCGCCGACGTGGCGGCTGATTGGTTCGCCGACACGGTAGCGTGA